In a single window of the Paracoccus alcaliphilus genome:
- a CDS encoding zinc-dependent alcohol dehydrogenase produces the protein MKAAFYTGQRTFQLRDIARPDPAADEVEVRVAFNGICGTDLHAYHGAMDGRIGVSRILGHEMSGRIARLGANVTGLAEGQPVVIRPLNSCGACPACTRGLSHICHNLSFLGLDTDGALQEYWSVPAHAVHTLPDGVSLEHAALTEPVAVACHDVRRGRVQPDEDVLIIGGGPIGLLIAMVARAAGANVTLSEVNPARIAIARGLGFATLDPRETDVAAAVMQATGTKGADVVFEVSGTAAGTALMTDAAAARGRIVMVAIHTTRPPVDLFRFFWRELELIGARVYEPQDFDQAIALIASGGIDARTMITDIQPLEDVGRAFAALDDSASGQAMKSLIRVGAPD, from the coding sequence ATGAAGGCCGCCTTCTATACCGGACAACGAACCTTTCAGCTGCGCGACATCGCCCGCCCCGATCCGGCGGCGGATGAGGTCGAGGTCAGGGTGGCCTTCAACGGCATCTGCGGCACCGACCTGCACGCCTATCACGGCGCGATGGATGGCCGGATCGGGGTGAGCCGCATCCTGGGCCATGAAATGTCGGGCCGGATCGCGCGGCTGGGCGCGAATGTCACCGGGCTGGCAGAGGGTCAGCCGGTGGTGATCCGGCCATTGAACTCCTGCGGGGCCTGCCCTGCCTGCACGCGCGGGCTGTCCCATATCTGTCACAATCTCAGCTTTCTGGGGCTGGATACCGATGGCGCGTTGCAGGAATACTGGTCGGTGCCCGCCCATGCCGTCCACACTTTGCCCGACGGCGTTTCTCTGGAACATGCCGCCCTGACCGAGCCCGTCGCCGTGGCCTGCCATGACGTGCGCCGGGGCCGGGTCCAGCCGGACGAGGACGTGCTGATCATCGGCGGCGGCCCGATCGGGCTGCTGATCGCGATGGTCGCCCGCGCGGCGGGGGCGAATGTCACCCTGTCCGAGGTCAATCCTGCCCGGATCGCCATCGCGCGCGGGCTGGGCTTTGCCACGCTGGATCCGCGCGAAACCGATGTGGCGGCGGCGGTGATGCAGGCGACCGGGACCAAGGGCGCCGATGTGGTCTTCGAGGTCTCGGGCACCGCCGCCGGCACCGCGCTGATGACCGACGCGGCGGCGGCGCGCGGGCGCATCGTCATGGTCGCGATCCATACCACCAGACCGCCCGTCGATCTGTTCCGCTTCTTCTGGCGAGAGCTGGAGCTGATCGGCGCCCGCGTCTATGAGCCGCAGGATTTCGATCAGGCCATCGCGCTGATCGCCAGTGGCGGGATCGATGCCCGCACGATGATCACAGATATCCAGCCGCTGGAGGATGTCGGCCGCGCCTTCGCCGCGCTGGACGATTCCGCCTCGGGGCAGGCGATGAAAAGCCTGATCCGGGTCGGCGCGCCGGACTGA
- a CDS encoding transporter substrate-binding domain-containing protein: protein MTITRSLSRLCATAALALCAAAAPALADLQQIKDAGRIRIAVAMGIPQYSYIDGQMQPTGSDVETAKLLAEDLGVRLELVEITNAARVPTVQTGKADLVVSALGITDERKQAIDFSVPYATLAIIVAAPESEDIAGYEDLTGKRIGVTRATTNDQDITANTSGAEILRFEDDATLITAAVSGQLDIISSQSAVLGGVNDKRSGNPLETKFVQKETNLGIGIAKGNPELLEWTNDWVRTNFDNGRLREVFTEFHDRDLPDDLTSR, encoded by the coding sequence ATGACCATCACCCGTTCCCTGTCGCGCCTTTGTGCCACGGCTGCACTGGCGCTTTGCGCCGCCGCGGCACCCGCGCTGGCCGATCTGCAACAGATCAAGGATGCCGGGCGCATCCGTATCGCCGTCGCCATGGGCATCCCGCAATATTCCTATATCGACGGGCAGATGCAGCCGACCGGATCGGATGTCGAGACCGCGAAGCTTCTGGCCGAGGACCTGGGCGTGCGGCTGGAGCTGGTCGAAATCACCAATGCCGCGCGCGTGCCCACGGTCCAGACCGGCAAGGCCGATCTGGTCGTCTCGGCGCTGGGGATCACCGATGAACGCAAGCAGGCCATCGACTTTTCGGTGCCCTATGCGACGCTTGCGATCATCGTCGCGGCCCCCGAATCCGAGGATATCGCCGGCTATGAGGACCTGACCGGCAAGCGGATCGGCGTGACCCGCGCCACCACCAACGATCAGGACATCACCGCCAACACCTCTGGCGCCGAGATCCTGCGATTCGAGGATGACGCGACCCTGATCACGGCGGCGGTGTCTGGGCAGCTTGACATCATCTCCAGCCAGTCGGCGGTTCTGGGCGGCGTCAACGACAAACGCTCGGGCAATCCGCTGGAAACGAAGTTCGTGCAGAAGGAAACCAATCTGGGCATCGGCATCGCCAAGGGCAATCCCGAGCTGCTGGAATGGACCAATGACTGGGTCAGGACGAATTTCGACAATGGCCGCCTGCGCGAAGTCTTTACCGAATTCCATGACCGCGATCTGCCGGACGATCTGACCTCTCGCTGA
- a CDS encoding amino acid ABC transporter permease codes for MRYEFNFIALAPYWEDFLSGAWVTIQLTVASVVFGLIIGVLCAVARRSQSVPLRTVAGAYVETVRNTPFIVQIFFIFFGLSSVGMRMPILIAAIFALVINVGAYTAEIVRAGMEAIPEGQIEAAQALGLSRFQIYRDIILMPAIEKVYPALTSQFILMMLTTSIASQISAEELTGVANNIQSNTFRSFETYIVIGLLYLVVTFLMRGTFWAIGLWAFPRRRKLGMA; via the coding sequence GTGAGATACGAATTCAACTTCATCGCCCTTGCGCCCTATTGGGAGGACTTCCTGTCCGGTGCGTGGGTCACGATCCAGCTGACGGTCGCATCGGTCGTCTTCGGGCTTATCATCGGCGTGCTTTGCGCCGTGGCGCGGCGGTCGCAATCCGTGCCGCTGCGGACAGTCGCGGGCGCCTATGTCGAGACGGTCCGCAACACGCCCTTCATCGTGCAGATCTTCTTCATCTTCTTCGGCCTGTCCTCGGTGGGCATGCGGATGCCGATCCTGATCGCGGCGATCTTCGCGCTGGTCATCAATGTCGGCGCCTATACGGCCGAGATCGTGCGCGCCGGCATGGAGGCCATTCCCGAAGGGCAGATCGAGGCGGCGCAGGCGCTGGGGCTGTCGCGGTTCCAGATCTATCGCGACATCATCCTGATGCCCGCGATCGAGAAGGTCTATCCGGCCCTGACCAGCCAGTTCATCCTGATGATGCTGACCACCTCGATCGCCTCGCAGATCTCGGCCGAGGAACTGACCGGCGTGGCCAACAACATCCAGTCGAACACATTCCGCTCGTTCGAGACCTATATCGTCATCGGCCTGCTGTATCTGGTCGTCACCTTCCTGATGCGCGGAACCTTCTGGGCCATCGGCCTGTGGGCCTTCCCGCGCCGTCGCAAGCTGGGGATGGCCTAG
- a CDS encoding sigma-54-dependent Fis family transcriptional regulator, with product MDTDLHHIREIEAVSQGAPATRDPVVVQSWLRCLEKHRLDPAARAEAYILPDSELRLHRQRSEELISIARSGIENLYALVAGQNYVLLLADRSGVTVEYLGDDAQKSALRRSGLYMGAEWSEARAGTCALGACIESGEPLIIHQDDHFDATHGGLSCTAAPIYDSGGRLSAVLDISLLSSPRPKASQSLALNLVRQSARRIEMANLMAEARREWVLRLSGSPDFLDVDPEAAISLDGAGRVIGMTHAAARLMARAGGVDWRAPDQLIGRMVSDFLDVRLDRLDELTRLRPAADRFIETRDGHRLFAHAIEPRRISTRRAPFPAPATVEVPAVLRELAGDDPAMAQILRRAAALATRPLPLLIEGETGAGKLTLARAIHGVAGGGAVTVLRCAGLSDADEALVFGRIDGRRHEPGLLDQAGRGTLVLDKVGELPLRLQARLLQLASEGSYLPVGGLRPLSPGLRLIATAQGDLARAVEEGRFRRDLYHNLAGAVLPLPPLRERRDLFWLLDRLLARAFGQPVLMAPEVPARLAAHHWPGNLRELARLAETLAAILPHPRLELSDLPEQMARLPDTASGGASLLAQVLRETGGNVSECARRLGVDRSTIHRRMRRLGIARRH from the coding sequence ATGGACACCGACCTGCACCACATCCGCGAGATCGAGGCCGTCTCGCAAGGGGCGCCCGCCACCCGCGATCCGGTTGTGGTGCAAAGCTGGCTGCGCTGTCTGGAAAAGCACCGGCTGGATCCGGCGGCGCGGGCCGAGGCCTATATCCTGCCCGATTCCGAACTGCGCCTGCATCGCCAGCGCAGCGAAGAGCTGATCTCGATCGCGCGTTCGGGGATCGAAAACCTGTATGCGCTGGTGGCCGGTCAGAACTATGTCCTGCTGCTGGCCGACCGCAGCGGGGTCACGGTCGAATATCTGGGCGACGATGCGCAGAAATCGGCGCTGCGGCGTTCGGGGCTGTATATGGGCGCGGAATGGTCCGAGGCGCGGGCAGGGACCTGCGCACTTGGCGCCTGCATCGAGTCGGGAGAGCCGCTGATCATCCATCAGGACGACCATTTCGACGCGACCCATGGCGGGCTGTCCTGCACCGCCGCGCCGATCTATGATTCCGGCGGGCGGCTGTCGGCGGTTCTGGATATCTCGCTGCTGTCCTCGCCCCGGCCCAAGGCCAGCCAAAGCCTTGCGCTGAACCTTGTCCGCCAGTCCGCGCGGCGCATCGAGATGGCGAACCTGATGGCCGAGGCCCGCCGCGAATGGGTGCTGCGCCTGTCGGGCAGCCCCGATTTTCTGGACGTGGACCCCGAGGCCGCGATCTCGCTGGATGGCGCGGGGCGGGTGATCGGCATGACCCATGCCGCCGCGCGGCTGATGGCGCGGGCGGGCGGCGTGGACTGGCGCGCGCCGGACCAGCTGATCGGGCGGATGGTGTCGGATTTTCTGGATGTGCGGCTGGACCGGCTGGACGAGCTGACCCGGCTGCGCCCCGCCGCCGACCGCTTTATCGAGACGCGGGACGGCCACCGCCTGTTCGCCCATGCCATAGAGCCGCGCCGCATTTCCACCCGCAGGGCGCCGTTCCCGGCCCCCGCGACGGTCGAGGTTCCCGCGGTCTTGCGCGAACTGGCGGGCGACGATCCGGCGATGGCGCAGATCCTGCGCCGCGCCGCCGCCCTTGCAACCCGCCCCCTGCCGCTGCTGATCGAGGGCGAGACCGGCGCGGGCAAGCTGACCCTTGCGCGCGCCATTCATGGGGTGGCAGGGGGCGGCGCTGTTACCGTGCTGCGCTGTGCCGGACTGTCGGATGCCGACGAGGCGCTGGTCTTTGGCCGCATCGACGGGCGGCGTCACGAACCCGGCCTGCTGGATCAGGCCGGGCGCGGCACGCTGGTGCTGGACAAGGTGGGAGAGTTGCCGCTGCGTCTTCAGGCCCGGCTTTTGCAACTGGCATCCGAAGGCAGCTATCTGCCCGTGGGCGGGCTGCGGCCGCTGTCACCCGGCTTGCGGCTGATCGCCACCGCGCAGGGCGATCTGGCCCGGGCGGTCGAGGAAGGGCGCTTTCGCCGCGATCTTTACCACAACCTTGCCGGGGCGGTGCTGCCTCTGCCGCCTTTGCGCGAACGGCGCGATCTGTTCTGGTTGCTGGACCGGCTGCTGGCGCGTGCCTTCGGTCAGCCGGTCCTGATGGCGCCCGAGGTTCCCGCGCGGCTGGCCGCCCATCACTGGCCGGGAAATCTGCGCGAACTGGCGCGGCTGGCCGAGACGCTGGCCGCGATCCTGCCGCATCCGCGGCTGGAGTTGTCGGACCTGCCCGAGCAGATGGCCCGGCTGCCCGATACCGCCAGCGGCGGCGCATCGCTGCTGGCGCAGGTCCTGCGCGAGACCGGCGGCAATGTCTCGGAATGCGCGCGCCGTTTGGGCGTTGACCGTTCGACCATCCATCGGCGGATGCGGCGGTTGGGCATCGCCCGGCGGCATTGA
- the kduD gene encoding 2-dehydro-3-deoxy-D-gluconate 5-dehydrogenase KduD, translating to MTLPPNPFDLTGRVAIVTGANTGIGQGIAVALAQAGADIVAVGRSAMDDTAAQIAPTGRRCHAIRADLSTIAPVAGIIEEARDTFGRLDILVNNAGIIRRGDSVDFTEADWDAVIDTNLKSLFFLSQAAGRHMIAEGNGKIINIASLLSFQGGIRIPSYTASKSGVAGLTRLLACEWAGKGVNVNAIAPGYFVTNNTTALREDPGRSAEILGRIPAGRWGEPSDIGGAATFLASRASDYVHGTVLTVDGGWLAR from the coding sequence ATGACCCTTCCCCCAAATCCCTTCGACCTGACCGGCAGGGTCGCAATCGTCACCGGCGCCAATACCGGCATCGGACAAGGCATCGCCGTCGCGCTGGCGCAGGCGGGCGCGGATATCGTGGCTGTCGGCCGTTCGGCGATGGACGACACTGCGGCGCAGATCGCGCCGACCGGGCGGCGCTGCCACGCGATCCGCGCCGATCTGTCCACCATCGCGCCGGTGGCCGGGATCATCGAAGAGGCACGCGATACCTTCGGGCGGCTCGACATTCTGGTGAACAACGCGGGCATCATCCGCCGGGGCGACTCTGTCGATTTCACCGAAGCCGACTGGGACGCGGTGATAGATACCAACCTGAAATCGCTGTTCTTTCTGTCTCAGGCGGCGGGGCGGCACATGATCGCAGAAGGCAATGGCAAGATCATCAACATCGCCTCGCTGCTGTCGTTTCAGGGCGGCATCCGCATCCCGTCCTATACCGCCTCGAAAAGCGGGGTCGCGGGGCTGACGCGGCTTCTGGCCTGCGAATGGGCGGGAAAGGGCGTCAACGTGAACGCCATCGCGCCGGGATATTTCGTCACCAACAACACCACCGCCCTGCGTGAAGACCCCGGCCGCAGCGCCGAGATCCTGGGCCGCATCCCCGCCGGACGCTGGGGCGAGCCCTCGGATATCGGCGGGGCGGCGACATTTCTGGCCTCGCGCGCCTCGGATTATGTCCACGGGACGGTGCTTACCGTCGATGGGGGCTGGCTGGCGCGCTGA
- a CDS encoding amino acid ABC transporter ATP-binding protein, with product MPAAVKLENVVKRYGALEVLKGVSFDIQPGEVVALIGASGSGKSTALRCINRLERIQQGRIEVCGREVSDEAIDLRALRQEVGMVFQSYNLFPHMTVGQNVMLALRRVKKIARPEAAEIARRVLTQVGLGEKYDSYPEQLSGGQQQRVAIARSLAMQPRVMLFDEVTSALDPKLTGEVLRVMEDLARGGMTMVVVTHEMAFARRAANRVIFMHQGNVHESGDASILSDPATPELRDFLEHDL from the coding sequence ATGCCGGCCGCCGTTAAACTTGAAAATGTCGTCAAGCGTTATGGCGCGCTGGAGGTGCTGAAGGGCGTCAGCTTCGACATCCAGCCCGGCGAGGTCGTGGCGCTGATCGGTGCCTCGGGGTCGGGCAAATCCACGGCGCTGCGCTGCATCAACCGGCTTGAACGGATCCAGCAGGGCCGGATCGAGGTCTGCGGGCGCGAGGTCAGCGACGAGGCCATCGACCTGCGCGCGCTGCGGCAGGAAGTCGGCATGGTCTTCCAATCCTACAACTTGTTTCCGCATATGACCGTCGGCCAGAACGTCATGCTGGCGCTGCGCCGCGTCAAGAAGATCGCCCGCCCCGAGGCCGCCGAAATCGCCCGCCGCGTGCTGACCCAGGTCGGGCTGGGCGAGAAATACGACAGCTATCCCGAGCAACTGTCGGGCGGCCAGCAGCAGCGCGTCGCCATCGCGCGATCGCTGGCGATGCAGCCGCGCGTGATGCTGTTCGACGAGGTGACCTCGGCGCTGGACCCGAAACTGACCGGAGAGGTTCTGCGCGTCATGGAGGATCTGGCGCGCGGTGGCATGACCATGGTCGTCGTCACCCACGAGATGGCCTTTGCCCGCCGTGCCGCCAACCGCGTCATCTTCATGCATCAGGGCAATGTCCACGAAAGCGGCGATGCCTCGATCCTCAGCGATCCGGCGACGCCGGAACTGCGGGACTTCCTTGAACACGATCTGTGA
- a CDS encoding amino acid ABC transporter permease, producing the protein MDGFTFAHFQYLLNGLGWTIVLSLCALVLGAIGGFAIMLGRISGRRWLRNCALAYVQLVQGTPLLIQMFLIYFGLGVIGVEVPALVAAALAMMLYSSAFLGEIWRGCVNSIARTQFEAAEAMGMTRWQSLLDVILPQAARIATPPTVGFLVQLIKNTSLASVVGFLELTRAAQVINNSLFQPFLVFGIAACLYFAVCYPLSVWSRSLERKLNAGRR; encoded by the coding sequence ATGGACGGTTTCACCTTCGCGCATTTCCAGTATCTGCTGAACGGGCTGGGCTGGACCATCGTGCTGTCGCTCTGTGCGCTGGTCCTTGGGGCCATCGGCGGCTTTGCGATCATGCTGGGGCGCATCTCGGGGCGGCGCTGGCTGCGCAACTGCGCGCTGGCCTATGTGCAGCTGGTGCAGGGCACGCCGCTGCTGATCCAGATGTTCCTGATCTATTTCGGGCTGGGCGTGATCGGGGTCGAGGTCCCCGCGCTGGTCGCCGCCGCGCTGGCGATGATGCTGTATTCCTCGGCCTTTCTGGGCGAGATCTGGCGCGGCTGCGTCAATTCCATCGCCCGCACCCAGTTCGAGGCCGCCGAGGCGATGGGCATGACCCGCTGGCAATCGCTGCTGGACGTGATCTTGCCGCAGGCCGCGCGCATCGCCACGCCGCCCACCGTGGGCTTTCTGGTCCAGCTGATCAAGAACACCTCGCTGGCCTCGGTCGTGGGTTTTCTGGAACTGACCCGCGCCGCGCAGGTCATCAACAATTCGCTGTTCCAGCCCTTCCTCGTCTTCGGGATCGCCGCCTGCCTGTATTTCGCCGTCTGCTATCCGCTGTCGGTCTGGAGCCGCTCACTGGAAAGGAAACTCAATGCCGGCCGCCGTTAA
- a CDS encoding 2,3-butanediol dehydrogenase: MKALRFHAAKDLRIEDIEALPAPGPGQVAIRNRFVGICGTDLHEYSYGPIFIPKVPHPFTGAHGPQVLGHEFGGVVTAVGDGVAHVAPGDRVSVQPLIMPRSGDYFADRGLFHLSPDLALAGLSWLSGGMAEAALLNDYNVVRIPDALSDEEAALVEPTAVAVYACDRGGVAAGNSVLVTGAGPIGILTLLAARAFGATTLFVSDLNDTRLEIARQILPGVVILNPERDDIGARIRAATEGGVGCDVALECVGNEKALASCLDAVRKQGVIVQVGLHPGNSGLDWFNVTFKDVDLRGSWAYPTHLWPRVVDLIASGAIPASKVVTARIRLDEAVTKGFDALLDPAGTHLKILIDLT, from the coding sequence ATGAAGGCGCTTCGCTTTCACGCGGCCAAGGATCTGCGCATCGAGGACATCGAAGCCCTGCCCGCGCCGGGTCCGGGGCAGGTCGCGATTCGCAACCGTTTCGTAGGCATTTGCGGCACCGATCTGCACGAATATTCCTATGGCCCGATCTTCATTCCAAAAGTGCCGCATCCTTTTACCGGCGCCCACGGCCCGCAGGTGCTGGGCCATGAATTCGGCGGCGTCGTGACCGCGGTGGGCGATGGCGTGGCTCATGTCGCGCCCGGCGACCGGGTGTCGGTCCAGCCGCTGATCATGCCGCGTTCGGGTGATTACTTTGCAGATCGCGGGCTGTTCCATCTCAGCCCCGATCTGGCGCTTGCGGGGTTAAGCTGGCTGTCCGGCGGCATGGCCGAGGCCGCGCTTCTGAACGATTACAACGTGGTCAGGATCCCCGACGCGCTGAGCGATGAAGAGGCCGCGCTGGTCGAGCCGACCGCCGTCGCCGTCTATGCCTGCGACCGGGGCGGGGTTGCGGCGGGCAACAGCGTGCTGGTCACCGGCGCGGGGCCCATCGGCATACTGACCCTGCTGGCGGCAAGGGCCTTTGGCGCGACGACGCTGTTCGTGTCGGACCTGAACGATACCCGGCTGGAGATCGCGCGGCAGATTCTGCCCGGAGTCGTCATCCTGAACCCGGAACGCGACGATATTGGTGCCCGCATCCGCGCGGCGACCGAAGGCGGCGTCGGCTGCGATGTGGCGCTGGAATGCGTCGGCAATGAAAAGGCGCTGGCAAGCTGTCTCGACGCGGTGCGCAAGCAGGGCGTCATCGTGCAGGTCGGGCTGCATCCGGGCAACAGCGGATTGGACTGGTTCAACGTGACGTTCAAGGATGTCGATCTGCGCGGATCATGGGCCTATCCGACCCATCTGTGGCCGCGGGTGGTCGACCTGATCGCCTCGGGCGCCATTCCGGCCAGCAAGGTCGTGACCGCAAGGATCCGGCTGGACGAGGCCGTGACCAAGGGTTTCGACGCCCTGCTGGATCCGGCCGGAACGCATCTGAAGATCCTGATCGATCTGACCTGA